One window of Cervus elaphus chromosome 2, mCerEla1.1, whole genome shotgun sequence genomic DNA carries:
- the POLD4 gene encoding DNA polymerase delta subunit 4, with protein MGRKRLITDSYPVVKRREGSAGHSKGELAPELGEEPLPLSVDEAELELLRQFDLAWQYGPCTGITRLQRWHRAEQMGLKPPPEVRQVLQSHPGDPRFQCSLWHFYPL; from the exons ATGGGCCGGAAACGGCTCATCACTGACTCCTACCCTGTAGTGAAGAGGAGGGAGGGCTCCGCTGGGCACAGCAAGGGGGAGTTGGCACCAGAGCTAG GGGAAGAGCCCCTACCCCTGAGCGTGGATGAAGCGGAGCTGGAGCTGCTGAGGCAGTTTGACCTGGCCTGGCAGTACGGGCCCTGCACAG GGATCACACGGCTGCAGCGCTGGCATCGGGCAGAGCAGATGGGCCTGAAGCCTCCCCCAGAAGTGCGTCAGGTGCTGCAGAGCCACCCCGGGGATCCCCGCTTCCAGTGCAG
- the CLCF1 gene encoding cardiotrophin-like cytokine factor 1 isoform X3, with amino-acid sequence MLPVAGEPAAGDSWGMLACLCTVLWQVPAVPALNRTGDPGPGPSIQKTYDLTRYLEHQLRSLAGTYLNYLGPPFNEPDFNPPRLGVETLPKATVNLEVWRSLNDKLRLTQNYEAYSHLLCYLRGLNRQAATAELRRSLAHFCTSLQGLLGSIAGVMAALGYPLPQPLPGTEPTWAPGPAHSDFLQKMDDFWLLKELQTWLWRSAKDFNRLKKKMQPPATAVTLHLEARGF; translated from the exons ATGCTGCCTGTGGCGGGCGAGCCGGCGGCAG GGGACTCGTGGGGGATGCTCGCGTGCCTGTGCACCGTGCTCTGGCAGGTCCCTGCGGTGCCAGCCCTCAACCGCACCGGAGACCCGGGGCCTGGCCCCTCCATCCAGAAAACCTATGACCTCACCCGCTACCTGGAGCACCAGCTCCGCAGCTTGGCTGGGACCTAT ctgaACTACCTGGGCCCCCCTTTCAACGAGCCTGACTTCAACCCCCCTCGGCTGGGGGTGGAGACTCTGCCCAAGGCCACTGTCAACCTGGAGGTGTGGCGAAGCCTCAACGACAAACTGCGGCTGACCCAGAACTACGAGGCCTACAGCCACCTCCTGTGCTACCTGCGGGGCCTCAACCGCCAGGCCGCCACGGCCGAGCTGCGCCGCAGCCTGGCCCACTTCTGCACCAGCCTCCAGGGCCTGCTGGGCAGCATCGCGGGCGTCATGGCAGCTCTGGGCTACCCgctgccccagcctctgcccGGGACTGAGCCCACCTGggcccctggccctgcccacaGTGACTTCCTCCAGAAGATGGACGACTTCTGGCTGTTGAAGGAGCTGCAGACCTGGCTCTGGCGCTCGGCCAAGGACTTCAACCGACTCAAGAAGAAGATGCAGCCTCCGGCCACCGCGGTCACCCTGCACCTGGAAGCCCGTGGCTTCTGA
- the CLCF1 gene encoding cardiotrophin-like cytokine factor 1 isoform X4 — protein MDLRAGDSWGMLACLCTVLWQVPAVPALNRTGDPGPGPSIQKTYDLTRYLEHQLRSLAGTYLNYLGPPFNEPDFNPPRLGVETLPKATVNLEVWRSLNDKLRLTQNYEAYSHLLCYLRGLNRQAATAELRRSLAHFCTSLQGLLGSIAGVMAALGYPLPQPLPGTEPTWAPGPAHSDFLQKMDDFWLLKELQTWLWRSAKDFNRLKKKMQPPATAVTLHLEARGF, from the exons ATGGACCTCCGAGCAG GGGACTCGTGGGGGATGCTCGCGTGCCTGTGCACCGTGCTCTGGCAGGTCCCTGCGGTGCCAGCCCTCAACCGCACCGGAGACCCGGGGCCTGGCCCCTCCATCCAGAAAACCTATGACCTCACCCGCTACCTGGAGCACCAGCTCCGCAGCTTGGCTGGGACCTAT ctgaACTACCTGGGCCCCCCTTTCAACGAGCCTGACTTCAACCCCCCTCGGCTGGGGGTGGAGACTCTGCCCAAGGCCACTGTCAACCTGGAGGTGTGGCGAAGCCTCAACGACAAACTGCGGCTGACCCAGAACTACGAGGCCTACAGCCACCTCCTGTGCTACCTGCGGGGCCTCAACCGCCAGGCCGCCACGGCCGAGCTGCGCCGCAGCCTGGCCCACTTCTGCACCAGCCTCCAGGGCCTGCTGGGCAGCATCGCGGGCGTCATGGCAGCTCTGGGCTACCCgctgccccagcctctgcccGGGACTGAGCCCACCTGggcccctggccctgcccacaGTGACTTCCTCCAGAAGATGGACGACTTCTGGCTGTTGAAGGAGCTGCAGACCTGGCTCTGGCGCTCGGCCAAGGACTTCAACCGACTCAAGAAGAAGATGCAGCCTCCGGCCACCGCGGTCACCCTGCACCTGGAAGCCCGTGGCTTCTGA
- the PPP1CA gene encoding serine/threonine-protein phosphatase PP1-alpha catalytic subunit, protein MSDSEKLNLDSIIGRLLEVQGSRPGKNVQLTENEIRGLCLKSREIFLSQPILLELEAPLKICGDIHGQYYDLLRLFEYGGFPPESNYLFLGDYVDRGKQSLETICLLLAYKIKYPENFFLLRGNHECASINRIYGFYDECKRRYNIKLWKTFTDCFNCLPIAAIVDEKIFCCHGGLSPDLQSMEQIRRIMRPTDVPDQGLLCDLLWSDPDKDVQGWGENDRGVSFTFGAEVVAKFLHKHDLDLICRAHQVVEDGYEFFAKRQLVTLFSAPNYCGEFDNAGAMMSVDETLMCSFQILKPADKNKGKYGQFSGLNPGGRPITPPRNSAKAKK, encoded by the exons ATGTCCGACAGCGAGAAGCTCAACCTGGACTCTATCATCGGACGCCTGCTGGAAG TGCAGGGCTCCAGGCCTGGAAAGAATGTACAGCTGACAGAGAACGAGATCCGTGGTCTGTGCCTCAAATCCCGGGAGATTTTCCTGAGCCAGCCCATTCTTCTGGAGCTGGAGGCACCCCTCAAGATCTGCG GTGACATTCATGGCCAGTACTATGACCTTCTGCGGCTGTTCGAGTATGGCGGCTTCCCTCCAGAGAGTAACTACCTGTTCCTGGGGGACTACGTGGACAGGGGCAAGCAGTCTTTGGAGACTATCTGCCTGCTGCTGGCCTATAAGATCAAGTACCCAGAGAACTTTTTCCTGCTCCGTGGGAACCACGAGTGTGCCAGCATCAACCGCATCTACGGCTTCTATGACGAGT GCAAGAGACGCTACAACATCAAACTGTGGAAGACCTTCACTGATTGCTTCAACTGCCTGCCCATCGCTGCCATCGTGGACGAGAAGATCTTCTGTTGCCACGGAG GCCTGTCCCcagacctacagtccatggagcagATCCGGCGTATCATGCGGCCCACAGATGTGCCTGACCAGGGCCTGCTCTGTGACCTGCTGTGGTCTGACCCTGACAAGGATGTGCAGGGCTGGGGCGAGAACGACCGCGGCGTCTCCTTTACCTTTGGAGCCGAGGTGGTGGCCAAGTTCCTGCACAAGCATGACCTGGACCTCATCTGCCGGGCACACCAG GTAGTAGAAGACGGCTATGAGTTCTTTGCCAAGCGGCAGCTGGTGACACTCTTCTCAGCCCCCAACTACTGCGGCGAGTTTGACAACGCAGGCGCCATGATGAGCGTGGACGAGACGCTCATGTGCTCCTTCCAG ATCCTCAAGCCCGCCGACAAGAACAAGGGGAAATATGGGCAGTTCAGTGGCCTGAACCCTGGAGGCCGGCCCATCACCCCACCCCGCAACTCCGCCAAAGCCAAGAAATAG
- the CLCF1 gene encoding cardiotrophin-like cytokine factor 1 isoform X1, translating into MLPVAGEPAAATPLCAPDALPRLPPPRGRVPASSCARPGPPRWGDSWGMLACLCTVLWQVPAVPALNRTGDPGPGPSIQKTYDLTRYLEHQLRSLAGTYLNYLGPPFNEPDFNPPRLGVETLPKATVNLEVWRSLNDKLRLTQNYEAYSHLLCYLRGLNRQAATAELRRSLAHFCTSLQGLLGSIAGVMAALGYPLPQPLPGTEPTWAPGPAHSDFLQKMDDFWLLKELQTWLWRSAKDFNRLKKKMQPPATAVTLHLEARGF; encoded by the exons ATGCTGCCTGTGGCGGGCGAGCCGGCGGCAG CGACTCCGCTCTGCGCTCCAGATGCCCTCCCCAGACTCCCACCTCCCAGAGGACGCGTCCCCGCTTCCTCCtgcgcccggcccggcccgccccGCTGGG GGGACTCGTGGGGGATGCTCGCGTGCCTGTGCACCGTGCTCTGGCAGGTCCCTGCGGTGCCAGCCCTCAACCGCACCGGAGACCCGGGGCCTGGCCCCTCCATCCAGAAAACCTATGACCTCACCCGCTACCTGGAGCACCAGCTCCGCAGCTTGGCTGGGACCTAT ctgaACTACCTGGGCCCCCCTTTCAACGAGCCTGACTTCAACCCCCCTCGGCTGGGGGTGGAGACTCTGCCCAAGGCCACTGTCAACCTGGAGGTGTGGCGAAGCCTCAACGACAAACTGCGGCTGACCCAGAACTACGAGGCCTACAGCCACCTCCTGTGCTACCTGCGGGGCCTCAACCGCCAGGCCGCCACGGCCGAGCTGCGCCGCAGCCTGGCCCACTTCTGCACCAGCCTCCAGGGCCTGCTGGGCAGCATCGCGGGCGTCATGGCAGCTCTGGGCTACCCgctgccccagcctctgcccGGGACTGAGCCCACCTGggcccctggccctgcccacaGTGACTTCCTCCAGAAGATGGACGACTTCTGGCTGTTGAAGGAGCTGCAGACCTGGCTCTGGCGCTCGGCCAAGGACTTCAACCGACTCAAGAAGAAGATGCAGCCTCCGGCCACCGCGGTCACCCTGCACCTGGAAGCCCGTGGCTTCTGA
- the CLCF1 gene encoding cardiotrophin-like cytokine factor 1 isoform X2: protein MDLRAATPLCAPDALPRLPPPRGRVPASSCARPGPPRWGDSWGMLACLCTVLWQVPAVPALNRTGDPGPGPSIQKTYDLTRYLEHQLRSLAGTYLNYLGPPFNEPDFNPPRLGVETLPKATVNLEVWRSLNDKLRLTQNYEAYSHLLCYLRGLNRQAATAELRRSLAHFCTSLQGLLGSIAGVMAALGYPLPQPLPGTEPTWAPGPAHSDFLQKMDDFWLLKELQTWLWRSAKDFNRLKKKMQPPATAVTLHLEARGF, encoded by the exons ATGGACCTCCGAGCAG CGACTCCGCTCTGCGCTCCAGATGCCCTCCCCAGACTCCCACCTCCCAGAGGACGCGTCCCCGCTTCCTCCtgcgcccggcccggcccgccccGCTGGG GGGACTCGTGGGGGATGCTCGCGTGCCTGTGCACCGTGCTCTGGCAGGTCCCTGCGGTGCCAGCCCTCAACCGCACCGGAGACCCGGGGCCTGGCCCCTCCATCCAGAAAACCTATGACCTCACCCGCTACCTGGAGCACCAGCTCCGCAGCTTGGCTGGGACCTAT ctgaACTACCTGGGCCCCCCTTTCAACGAGCCTGACTTCAACCCCCCTCGGCTGGGGGTGGAGACTCTGCCCAAGGCCACTGTCAACCTGGAGGTGTGGCGAAGCCTCAACGACAAACTGCGGCTGACCCAGAACTACGAGGCCTACAGCCACCTCCTGTGCTACCTGCGGGGCCTCAACCGCCAGGCCGCCACGGCCGAGCTGCGCCGCAGCCTGGCCCACTTCTGCACCAGCCTCCAGGGCCTGCTGGGCAGCATCGCGGGCGTCATGGCAGCTCTGGGCTACCCgctgccccagcctctgcccGGGACTGAGCCCACCTGggcccctggccctgcccacaGTGACTTCCTCCAGAAGATGGACGACTTCTGGCTGTTGAAGGAGCTGCAGACCTGGCTCTGGCGCTCGGCCAAGGACTTCAACCGACTCAAGAAGAAGATGCAGCCTCCGGCCACCGCGGTCACCCTGCACCTGGAAGCCCGTGGCTTCTGA
- the CLCF1 gene encoding cardiotrophin-like cytokine factor 1 isoform X5 encodes MLACLCTVLWQVPAVPALNRTGDPGPGPSIQKTYDLTRYLEHQLRSLAGTYLNYLGPPFNEPDFNPPRLGVETLPKATVNLEVWRSLNDKLRLTQNYEAYSHLLCYLRGLNRQAATAELRRSLAHFCTSLQGLLGSIAGVMAALGYPLPQPLPGTEPTWAPGPAHSDFLQKMDDFWLLKELQTWLWRSAKDFNRLKKKMQPPATAVTLHLEARGF; translated from the exons ATGCTCGCGTGCCTGTGCACCGTGCTCTGGCAGGTCCCTGCGGTGCCAGCCCTCAACCGCACCGGAGACCCGGGGCCTGGCCCCTCCATCCAGAAAACCTATGACCTCACCCGCTACCTGGAGCACCAGCTCCGCAGCTTGGCTGGGACCTAT ctgaACTACCTGGGCCCCCCTTTCAACGAGCCTGACTTCAACCCCCCTCGGCTGGGGGTGGAGACTCTGCCCAAGGCCACTGTCAACCTGGAGGTGTGGCGAAGCCTCAACGACAAACTGCGGCTGACCCAGAACTACGAGGCCTACAGCCACCTCCTGTGCTACCTGCGGGGCCTCAACCGCCAGGCCGCCACGGCCGAGCTGCGCCGCAGCCTGGCCCACTTCTGCACCAGCCTCCAGGGCCTGCTGGGCAGCATCGCGGGCGTCATGGCAGCTCTGGGCTACCCgctgccccagcctctgcccGGGACTGAGCCCACCTGggcccctggccctgcccacaGTGACTTCCTCCAGAAGATGGACGACTTCTGGCTGTTGAAGGAGCTGCAGACCTGGCTCTGGCGCTCGGCCAAGGACTTCAACCGACTCAAGAAGAAGATGCAGCCTCCGGCCACCGCGGTCACCCTGCACCTGGAAGCCCGTGGCTTCTGA
- the RAD9A gene encoding cell cycle checkpoint control protein RAD9A, with the protein MKCLVTGSNVKVLGKAVHSLSRIGDELYLEPLEDGLSLRTVNSSRSAYACFLFAPLFFQQYQAATPGQDQLRCKILMKSFLSVFRSLAMLEKTVEKCCISLNDRNSRLVVQLHCKYGVRKTHNLSFQDCESLQAVFDPALCPHVLRAPARVLVEAVLPFPPALAEVTLGIGRGRRVILRSYQEEADSAVKAMVTEMSIGEEDFQQLQAQEGVAITFCLKEFRGLLSFAESANLSLSIHFDAPGRPAIFAIEDSLLDGHFVLATLSEPDSYPQTLRAQEELQRPEPRLQAHSTPHLDLDDFAVDDMDSYMIAMETTVGSEGSRALPSISLSPGLQRPCSSSPHSEEEDDMEPSTVPGTPPPKKFRSLFFGSILAPAHSPQGPSPVLAEDSEGEG; encoded by the exons ATGAAGTGTCTGGTCACGGGCAGCAACGTGAAGG TGCTCGGCAAGGCCGTCCACTCCCTGTCCCGCATCGGGGACGAACTCTACCTGGAGCCCCTGGAAGACGGG CTCTCCCTCCGGACCGTGAACTCCTCCCGCTCGGCCTACGCCTGCTTCCTCTTTGCCCCCCTCTTCTTCCAGCAGTACCAGGCGGCCACCCCTGGTCAGGACCAGCTGCGCTGTAAGATCCTGATGAAG TCCTTCCTGTCTGTCTTCCGCTCACTGgcaatgctggaaaagactgtggAGAAATGCTGCATTTCCCTGAATGACAGGAACAGCCGCCTGGTAGTTCAGCTGCACTGCAAATATG GGGTGAGGAAGACTCACAACCTGTCCTTCCAGGACTGCGAGTCCCTGCAGGCCGTCTTCGACCCAGCCTTGTGTCCCCATGTGCTCCGTGCCCCAGCCAG GGTCCTGGTGGAGGCTGTTCTGCCTTTCCCCCCCGCACTGGCTGAAGTGACGCTGGGCATCGGCCGTGGGCGCAGGGTCATCCTGCGTAGCTACCAAGAGGAGGCAG acaGCGCTGTCAAAGCCATGGTGACGGAGATGAGCATCGGAGAGGAGGATTTCCAGCAGTTGCAGGCCCAGGAAGGGGTAGCCATCACTTTCTGCCTCAAGGAATTCCGG GGGCTCCTGAGCTTCGCAGAGTCCGCCAACTTGTCCCTCAGCATTCACTTCGATGCCCCGGGCAG GCCAGCCATCTTTGCCATCGAGGACTCTCTGCTGGACGGCCACTTTGTCCTGGCCACACTCTCGGAGCCGGACTCGTACCCCCAGACCCTGCGTGCCCAAGAGGAGCTCCAGCGGCCAGAGCCCCGGCTTCAGGCTCACAG CACGCCCCACCTAGACCTGGATGACTTTGCTGTCGATGACATGGACTCTTACATGATCGCCATGGAAACCACCGTGGGCAGCGAGGGCTCCCGGGCACTGCCCTCCATCTCCCTTTCACCTGGCCTCCAGCGCCCCTGTAGCTCCAGCCCCCACTCAGAGGAGGAAGATGACATGgagcccagcacagtgcctgggacTCCCCCGCCTAAGAAG TTCCGCTCGCTGTTCTTTGGCTCCATCCTGGCCCCTGCACACTCTCCTCAGGGCCCCAGCCCTGTGCTGGCTGAAGACAGTGAGGGCGAAGGCTGA